A stretch of DNA from Gemmatimonadota bacterium:
CTCTGGGCGGGCCTCGAGCGCGAGGCCGCTTTCTGCCGCGACGCGGGCCAGCTCGGCCGGGGACAGCCCGTACTCCGGCGCAGCGCGCAGCGTCTTCTGCAACTGCTTGCGCCGCCAGGCAAAGGCAGCGCGGGTCAAGGTGCGCATGTCTTGCTCCTCCGCCTCGGCGAGTCGCGGCGGGCGGTGCGGCACGATGCGGAGCACCGTCGAGTCGACGTCGGGCACGGGCCAGAAGGCGCCGCGGCCAACGTGGAACAGCCGCTCGACTTCCGCGGCCGCGCGTACGCCTATGGACAGCGCGCCGTACGGCTTTTCGCCCGGGCTGGCCAGGATGCGGTCGGCCACCTCGCGCTGCACCATGAGCACGATCGCGCACGGCCGCGGCCGGGGCTCGAGCAGGTGGAAGAGCACGGGCGTGGTGATGTTGTACGGGATGTTCCCCACCACCTCGAGCAGCGGCACGTCCTCGACCAGG
This window harbors:
- the rsmA gene encoding ribosomal RNA small subunit methyltransferase A, which gives rise to MRPKRSLGQNFLVDPNIQLKIVAAVRAGAADEVLEIGPGPGALTRHLAGKVRRLVAIEKDDQLARALRAELGSVPGVSIVHADILDVRLADLVEDVPLLEVVGNIPYNITTPVLFHLLEPRPRPCAIVLMVQREVADRILASPGEKPYGALSIGVRAAAEVERLFHVGRGAFWPVPDVDSTVLRIVPHRPPRLAEAEEQDMRTLTRAAFAWRRKQLQKTLRAAPEYGLSPAELARVAAESGLALEARPETLSPEQFVALTGALRAQGYPRRKTPPSAELRP